In one Arenibacter antarcticus genomic region, the following are encoded:
- a CDS encoding ATP-binding protein, protein MIENKLLNALKAIAFHTTEKKKRAAELVIANKELAFQNEEKEKRAAELVIANKELVFQNQEKEKRAAELTVANKELVFQNEEKEKRAAELTIANKELAFQNQEKEKRAAELVIANKELAFQNEEKEKRAAELVIANKELVFENEEKEKRATELIIANKELESFTYISSHDLQEPLRKIQIFSGRLIDDESQNLSEKGKSYIMGMRDASTRMQTLIRDLLAYSRTTTSERKFITTSLNTVIESVKNDFTETIVKNNAIIKVEGDCDVQVIPFQFHQLIQNIIGNALKFSKPNLPPLIIVKSELVKSSEVNSEKQLSAESYCHITITDNGIGFEPEYNDYIFELFKRLHNKEQISGTGIGLAIAKKIAENHKGIITATSEVNKGATFDIYIPSSLPL, encoded by the coding sequence ATGATAGAAAATAAATTGCTAAATGCCCTTAAAGCGATTGCTTTTCATACTACTGAGAAAAAAAAGCGGGCCGCGGAATTGGTCATTGCTAACAAGGAACTGGCTTTTCAAAACGAAGAAAAGGAAAAGCGTGCTGCGGAATTGGTGATTGCGAATAAAGAACTTGTTTTTCAGAACCAGGAGAAGGAGAAGCGGGCAGCTGAATTGACAGTTGCCAATAAGGAACTTGTATTTCAGAATGAAGAGAAAGAGAAGCGAGCGGCGGAATTGACTATTGCTAATAAGGAACTTGCTTTTCAAAACCAAGAGAAGGAGAAACGGGCCGCGGAATTGGTCATCGCTAACAAGGAACTTGCTTTTCAAAACGAAGAGAAGGAGAAGCGTGCTGCGGAATTAGTGATTGCCAACAAGGAACTTGTTTTTGAAAACGAAGAAAAGGAAAAGCGGGCAACGGAATTAATCATTGCCAATAAGGAACTAGAATCATTTACGTACATCTCTAGCCACGATTTACAGGAACCGTTACGAAAAATACAAATCTTTTCAGGCCGCTTAATTGACGATGAATCACAAAACTTATCCGAAAAAGGTAAAAGTTATATTATGGGAATGCGTGATGCATCTACCCGTATGCAAACCTTGATTCGCGATTTACTTGCATATTCCCGCACAACAACTTCGGAAAGGAAATTTATAACCACCAGTCTCAATACAGTAATAGAATCAGTAAAAAACGATTTTACAGAAACCATTGTTAAAAATAACGCCATCATTAAAGTAGAAGGCGACTGCGATGTCCAAGTCATCCCCTTTCAATTTCACCAACTAATACAAAACATCATTGGCAACGCCCTTAAATTTTCTAAACCAAATTTACCCCCTCTTATAATAGTAAAGAGTGAACTTGTAAAAAGCAGCGAGGTAAACAGCGAAAAACAATTATCTGCTGAAAGCTATTGTCACATTACAATTACAGATAATGGTATTGGTTTTGAACCCGAATACAACGATTACATTTTTGAATTATTTAAGCGCCTACACAACAAAGAACAAATATCTGGCACAGGTATTGGGCTTGCAATCGCTAAAAAAATCGCAGAAAATCACAAGGGTATAATTACAGCAACTAGCGAAGTTAATAAAGGAGCTACTTTTGATATTTATATTCCCTCATCATTGCCACTGTAA
- a CDS encoding RagB/SusD family nutrient uptake outer membrane protein, producing the protein MRIFKIISVFSVLIGLFSCDDFLDEQDPSQITNATFWGNADELEQGLTATYSALKQTYLWNSQGFKNMNSRGDDIVARIQNPHIYQPDLFLNDPSNTFARDMWKNAYILIFRANQVIDNSQNIEMNDQRKQEIVLEAKFLRSLAYFVLAQNFQQAPLILSSDPETRFPEKASEAELWTQIEKDFMEVSQLPENYSSDMTGHATKWAAKAFLAKSYLYRGKWQLAVDELQGIIDSGQFSLMPDVYDNWNSENENNEESIFEIQYMFSTASNQINQREIHFAPAAIGGYYVLSPSDWIFEEFQKEKTVDGDFDARMYATFIWNYPGAEIYQVPFTEFFSDNPDYIAWKKFQLWDKSIAEASLHRSEINERIMRYSHVLLMYAEAQAELGNLSPSIQAINEIRNRAKLSSIQEGSMTQNEILEEIRHQRALEFHLEGERWYDIVRWGIGNDVFSNNLERPDYMEKFNYFPIPQEELDANSNLIQNDEW; encoded by the coding sequence ATGAGAATATTCAAAATAATTAGTGTTTTTTCTGTATTGATCGGATTGTTTAGTTGTGACGATTTCTTGGATGAACAAGATCCGTCGCAGATTACAAATGCCACTTTTTGGGGAAATGCGGATGAACTGGAACAAGGATTGACGGCAACTTATAGTGCCTTAAAGCAGACCTATTTATGGAATAGTCAAGGTTTTAAGAACATGAATTCCCGTGGTGATGATATTGTGGCCCGGATCCAAAATCCCCATATTTATCAACCAGATTTATTTTTAAACGACCCTTCTAATACTTTCGCTAGGGATATGTGGAAAAATGCCTATATCCTGATTTTTAGGGCAAACCAGGTGATAGACAATTCGCAGAACATCGAAATGAATGATCAAAGGAAACAGGAAATTGTCCTTGAAGCAAAATTTTTAAGAAGCCTTGCATATTTTGTTTTGGCTCAAAATTTTCAACAGGCTCCGCTGATCCTTTCGTCCGATCCTGAAACAAGATTCCCAGAAAAAGCATCTGAAGCGGAATTATGGACTCAAATCGAAAAGGATTTTATGGAAGTTTCGCAATTGCCCGAAAATTATTCTAGTGATATGACAGGGCATGCTACAAAATGGGCGGCCAAGGCTTTTCTCGCCAAATCTTACCTATATAGGGGGAAATGGCAGCTTGCTGTAGATGAACTCCAAGGAATTATTGATAGTGGCCAATTTTCTTTAATGCCAGATGTTTACGATAATTGGAATTCTGAAAATGAAAACAACGAGGAATCTATATTTGAAATCCAATATATGTTCTCCACGGCAAGTAACCAAATTAACCAGAGAGAAATTCATTTCGCACCGGCAGCGATCGGAGGGTACTATGTATTAAGTCCTAGCGACTGGATTTTCGAGGAATTTCAAAAGGAAAAAACCGTAGATGGTGATTTCGATGCGAGAATGTATGCCACATTTATATGGAACTATCCAGGTGCCGAGATTTATCAAGTACCTTTTACGGAATTCTTTTCGGATAACCCAGATTATATAGCATGGAAGAAATTTCAACTTTGGGATAAATCTATTGCCGAAGCTTCGCTTCACAGGTCGGAGATCAATGAAAGGATAATGAGGTACAGCCATGTTTTATTGATGTATGCCGAGGCACAAGCTGAACTCGGAAATCTTTCTCCATCTATACAAGCAATAAATGAAATCAGGAATAGAGCGAAGTTGTCTAGTATCCAGGAGGGGAGTATGACTCAAAATGAAATCTTAGAGGAAATCAGGCACCAACGTGCTCTGGAATTTCACTTGGAAGGAGAAAGATGGTACGATATTGTAAGGTGGGGAATTGGAAATGATGTCTTCAGCAATAACTTGGAAAGACCAGATTACATGGAAAAATTCAACTACTTTCCCATTCCACAAGAAGAATTGGATGCGAATAGTAATTTAATCCAAAATGACGAATGGTAA
- a CDS encoding sulfatase, translated as MKIILKLKNIILLTSVFFFMAVSCKDKQEVLEDENAQSQPNIIFIMSDDHAYQAISAYSDKLIQTPNIDRIANEGMLFTNASVTNSICAPSRAVILTGKHSHLNGKIDNLSKFDTTNVTFPQILQSAGYQTAMFGKLHFGNNPKGFDEFKILPGQGDYYNPTFITQKGDTVINGYVTDITTDLALDWMEHRRIPEKPFLLMYLHKAPHRAWYPDEKHYKEFTQKTFPLPETLFDDYEGRVAAQTAEMNILKHMRLSYDNKVEEDVLKRLNITDGGSRYEYNRMTPEQRSSWDKVYQPISEDFEKRYPTMDDKELMEWKYQRYLQDYLGTIASVDDNVGRLLTYLDDNKLSENTVVIYTSDQGFYLGEHGWFDKRFMYDESFKTPLLIKWPNKITPGTTEDEMVQNLDFAQTFLEMAGVKAPEDMQGESLVPILTGKKELWDRDAVYYHYYEYPAEHAVKRHYGIATKEYKIIRFYYDVDEWELYDRINDPQEMNNVFNDPKYAEVVAEMKQKLQEVREKYKDSEKLDNHYIQLYNDKTHNNLED; from the coding sequence ATGAAAATTATTTTAAAATTGAAGAACATTATATTGTTGACTTCGGTTTTCTTTTTTATGGCAGTATCTTGTAAAGACAAACAAGAAGTCCTAGAAGATGAAAATGCTCAAAGTCAGCCAAACATCATTTTTATTATGTCGGATGATCACGCCTATCAGGCCATTAGCGCCTATAGCGATAAGCTGATCCAAACGCCTAACATAGATCGGATTGCAAATGAAGGCATGCTCTTCACCAATGCCAGCGTCACTAATTCTATTTGTGCACCTTCTAGAGCGGTGATTCTAACGGGAAAACACAGTCACCTTAATGGAAAAATAGACAATCTCAGTAAGTTTGATACTACCAATGTAACTTTCCCTCAAATTCTACAAAGCGCCGGTTATCAAACAGCAATGTTTGGGAAACTTCATTTTGGCAATAACCCAAAAGGGTTCGACGAGTTTAAGATTTTGCCAGGACAAGGTGATTACTACAATCCGACATTTATTACGCAGAAGGGAGATACCGTCATAAATGGATATGTTACTGATATTACTACTGATCTTGCGTTAGATTGGATGGAGCATCGAAGGATTCCAGAAAAACCATTTTTATTGATGTATTTGCATAAGGCACCTCACAGGGCTTGGTATCCTGACGAGAAACATTATAAAGAATTTACGCAAAAAACCTTCCCACTTCCTGAAACTCTTTTTGACGATTATGAGGGTAGGGTAGCTGCGCAGACCGCCGAGATGAATATATTAAAGCATATGAGATTGTCCTATGACAATAAGGTAGAAGAGGATGTCTTAAAGCGATTGAACATTACAGATGGTGGAAGTAGATACGAATATAACCGGATGACTCCGGAGCAACGAAGTAGTTGGGATAAAGTGTACCAGCCTATTTCTGAAGATTTTGAAAAACGTTACCCCACTATGGATGATAAGGAGCTGATGGAATGGAAATATCAGCGTTATCTTCAGGATTACTTAGGGACTATAGCCTCCGTTGATGATAATGTAGGACGATTGTTGACGTATTTGGATGACAACAAGCTGTCTGAGAATACCGTAGTAATCTATACTTCAGATCAAGGTTTCTATTTGGGAGAACACGGGTGGTTTGACAAGCGGTTTATGTACGACGAATCCTTTAAAACACCATTACTTATAAAATGGCCCAACAAAATAACCCCTGGAACCACCGAAGATGAAATGGTCCAAAACCTCGATTTTGCTCAGACATTTCTAGAGATGGCAGGTGTAAAAGCACCAGAAGATATGCAAGGGGAAAGCTTGGTGCCAATACTGACGGGTAAAAAAGAACTTTGGGATAGGGATGCGGTATACTATCACTATTACGAATATCCTGCAGAACATGCGGTAAAAAGGCATTATGGTATTGCCACCAAAGAATACAAGATTATTCGCTTCTATTACGATGTGGATGAATGGGAGCTATACGATCGTATCAATGATCCACAAGAGATGAATAATGTATTTAACGATCCAAAATATGCAGAGGTGGTTGCTGAAATGAAACAAAAGTTGCAAGAAGTCCGCGAGAAATACAAGGATTCTGAAAAATTGGACAATCACTATATCCAATTGTATAACGATAAAACTCACAACAATTTAGAGGATTAG
- a CDS encoding lipocalin family protein, whose translation MKNLQITFNSFLFLLLIGLAFTSCSSDDDNAAVNQAPNSFNLLEVADGLDVQPQLTWESATDPDGDSVTYQVYLDTQNPPQTSIANNLGVNTLSVQDELQPETNFYWMVTAKDSHGNTTQSNIDSFMSRDMTTAETLVGKWMLYSKEGEPPFSDCYKTGFFRFTDDLSIEIKEYDINPNGDCIVLDQAAASYKVIENNQIEITVANSENIIWEIQSLTKTELVLNMQNNNILTFKKE comes from the coding sequence ATGAAAAACCTACAAATTACATTTAATTCTTTTCTCTTTTTACTATTAATTGGCTTGGCCTTTACCAGTTGTAGCAGTGATGATGACAATGCAGCAGTAAACCAAGCTCCCAATAGCTTTAACCTATTAGAAGTTGCCGATGGTCTGGATGTACAACCACAATTAACCTGGGAAAGCGCAACAGATCCCGATGGAGACAGTGTTACCTATCAGGTTTATTTGGATACTCAAAATCCACCACAAACTTCCATTGCAAACAACCTTGGAGTAAACACCTTAAGCGTTCAAGATGAGTTACAACCCGAAACCAACTTCTATTGGATGGTGACTGCGAAGGACAGCCATGGAAATACAACCCAAAGTAATATAGATTCTTTTATGAGTAGAGATATGACTACCGCAGAAACTTTGGTAGGAAAATGGATGCTTTATAGTAAAGAAGGAGAACCGCCATTTTCAGACTGTTATAAAACTGGCTTTTTTCGATTTACGGACGATTTATCCATTGAAATAAAAGAATACGATATAAACCCTAACGGAGATTGTATTGTACTAGACCAAGCAGCTGCATCCTATAAGGTTATCGAGAACAACCAAATTGAAATTACAGTAGCAAATTCTGAAAATATTATTTGGGAAATACAATCCCTAACAAAAACAGAGCTTGTTTTAAACATGCAAAATAATAATATATTAACTTTTAAAAAAGAGTAA
- a CDS encoding alpha/beta hydrolase, translating into MLKALVISVTLLFTTQLIGQNKTAFKEVLNVSYYADATEDAYIKSRCKLDIRYPEKVKDFSTVVWFHGGGLNSYDKYFPDPLLNQDLCIVSVNYRLSPKVTSPTYIEDAAAAVAWVFKNIESYGGNPDKIFVAGHSAGGYLAKMIGLDKQWLNNFDIDADHIAGLISLSGQTITHSTVRKERGIPSSKVIVDEYAPLYHAREYAPPLLLITGDRDLDMAGRYEENLYLKRLMETAGHTETRLIEIQGFGHIEMHNPGILLLIKEVGRISGKTDKKSKD; encoded by the coding sequence ATGCTAAAAGCACTAGTTATTTCCGTAACACTTTTATTTACGACCCAATTAATTGGGCAAAATAAAACTGCGTTTAAAGAGGTATTGAACGTATCCTATTATGCCGATGCAACAGAAGATGCGTATATTAAATCACGCTGCAAATTAGATATCCGATACCCAGAAAAGGTAAAAGATTTCAGTACTGTTGTTTGGTTTCATGGTGGTGGATTAAATTCTTACGACAAGTATTTTCCCGATCCCCTTTTGAACCAAGATCTATGTATTGTTAGTGTTAATTATCGTTTATCCCCAAAAGTAACATCACCAACTTATATTGAGGATGCAGCAGCAGCTGTAGCTTGGGTATTTAAAAATATAGAATCTTATGGAGGGAATCCAGATAAAATATTTGTAGCTGGACATTCCGCAGGGGGATATCTTGCAAAAATGATTGGATTGGATAAGCAATGGCTAAATAATTTTGATATAGATGCGGATCACATTGCAGGCCTGATTTCCTTAAGCGGACAAACAATTACTCATTCAACGGTAAGAAAAGAAAGGGGAATACCTTCGTCAAAGGTAATTGTTGACGAATACGCACCTCTTTACCACGCTAGGGAATATGCACCACCTTTATTACTTATTACGGGGGATAGAGATTTAGATATGGCAGGTAGATATGAGGAAAATCTATATTTAAAACGATTAATGGAAACGGCTGGACACACCGAAACGCGCTTAATTGAAATTCAAGGGTTTGGACATATTGAAATGCACAATCCTGGGATACTACTTTTGATAAAAGAAGTTGGTAGAATTAGTGGAAAGACGGACAAAAAGTCCAAAGATTAA
- a CDS encoding glycerophosphodiester phosphodiesterase family protein: MINKNIIWSISLVVFLSTFSCKEIVKNTETLQVIKVGNAKDLRDFFNYTGNDIPIISGHRGQKTIGYAENSIEALEDVLKHTPAFFEIDPRLTKDSVIVLMHDATLERTTNGTGKVSDYTLQELKKLRLKDAHGNILDHQIPTLQEAIQWSKGKTILNLDKKDVPISLMAEVLEELDKETTVMVTVHNAEQAMFYHEKNKDRMFSAFVKTEADFEKFDNSGVPWSQMIAYIGPKIKGEDNKIYNLLNSKGVMCMISAASSYDKLEVMSERHKAYVDIIKDGASIIESDYPIEFYKAIKSVIPKNSPKNKYFQEIKKSHY, encoded by the coding sequence ATGATAAATAAAAATATAATTTGGTCAATATCCCTTGTAGTATTCCTCAGTACATTCTCTTGTAAAGAAATTGTGAAAAACACCGAAACATTACAGGTGATCAAGGTAGGCAATGCCAAGGATTTACGTGATTTTTTTAATTACACAGGTAATGATATTCCAATAATTAGCGGTCATAGAGGGCAAAAGACCATTGGGTATGCAGAAAATAGTATCGAGGCTCTAGAAGATGTTCTTAAACATACCCCTGCCTTTTTTGAAATTGATCCAAGGCTTACCAAAGACAGTGTTATCGTTTTAATGCACGATGCCACTTTAGAACGGACGACTAATGGAACGGGTAAGGTGTCCGATTACACGCTACAAGAATTAAAAAAATTAAGATTAAAGGACGCTCATGGAAATATTCTAGATCATCAGATTCCAACGTTACAAGAGGCTATTCAATGGAGTAAAGGGAAGACAATATTGAATTTAGATAAAAAAGATGTACCTATCTCCTTGATGGCCGAAGTACTTGAGGAATTAGATAAAGAAACTACCGTAATGGTTACTGTTCACAATGCTGAGCAAGCGATGTTCTATCATGAAAAAAATAAGGATAGAATGTTTTCTGCGTTTGTTAAAACAGAAGCAGATTTTGAAAAATTCGATAATTCTGGAGTTCCTTGGTCACAAATGATAGCTTATATCGGTCCCAAAATTAAAGGGGAGGATAATAAGATATATAATTTATTGAACTCCAAAGGAGTTATGTGCATGATTTCAGCGGCATCGAGTTATGATAAGTTGGAGGTGATGTCTGAACGCCATAAAGCCTACGTTGATATCATTAAAGATGGGGCTAGTATTATTGAATCAGATTACCCTATTGAATTTTATAAGGCAATTAAATCGGTGATCCCTAAAAACAGCCCCAAGAATAAATACTTTCAGGAGATTAAAAAGAGCCACTATTAA
- a CDS encoding ice-binding family protein → MKIKKAPFFYAMLLPIMIFVGCTNDDEGNLVVVDDTAPIIGSTNPLSNATGVARNKPISIIFSELMEPATINATTFTVMEGTSVVEGDVTYADSTATFTPAASLESNITYTAMISKEAKDLFGNGLVKDTSWSFTTSGTSSTLGVVELGGASNYVILAKTAINNSSTSAIVGDMGLSPAATSYITGLSLTDATGYATSAQITGNVYAADMAVPTPINLTTAVGDMITAYNDAAGRPIPDFLELGSGNIGGMTLTSGLYKWTTTLTIPTDVTLTGDADAIWIFQISGDLTQSSAINIILNGGAQAKNIFWQVAGEATFGANSHFEGNILSMTGITFQTGASINGRALAQTAVILDANAVTKVQ, encoded by the coding sequence ATGAAGATAAAAAAAGCACCCTTCTTTTATGCAATGCTACTCCCGATCATGATCTTTGTAGGATGCACCAATGACGATGAAGGCAATTTGGTTGTTGTAGATGACACGGCTCCAATAATCGGTTCTACAAATCCTTTGAGCAATGCAACTGGAGTCGCACGAAATAAACCAATATCTATCATTTTCAGTGAATTAATGGAACCTGCTACCATAAATGCCACAACATTTACCGTGATGGAAGGAACCTCTGTGGTTGAAGGTGATGTAACGTATGCAGATAGTACTGCTACATTTACACCTGCTGCAAGCCTTGAATCAAATATTACATATACAGCAATGATTTCAAAGGAAGCTAAGGATTTATTCGGAAACGGATTGGTTAAAGACACTAGCTGGAGTTTTACAACAAGCGGAACTTCATCCACATTAGGAGTAGTGGAACTGGGGGGAGCAAGTAATTATGTTATTCTTGCAAAAACAGCTATTAATAATAGCTCAACCTCTGCAATTGTAGGCGATATGGGATTGAGCCCTGCTGCCACCTCATATATCACAGGCCTATCCCTGACCGATGCTACAGGGTATGCTACTTCAGCCCAAATTACCGGAAATGTATATGCCGCTGATATGGCAGTACCCACACCCATTAACTTAACTACTGCGGTTGGCGATATGATTACAGCGTACAACGATGCGGCAGGTAGACCAATTCCGGACTTTCTTGAACTAGGGTCGGGGAACATTGGAGGAATGACACTGACATCTGGACTTTATAAGTGGACAACTACTTTGACGATTCCTACCGATGTTACACTCACAGGAGATGCCGATGCTATTTGGATCTTTCAAATTTCGGGTGACTTGACCCAAAGTAGTGCAATAAATATTATTTTAAATGGAGGGGCGCAGGCCAAGAACATTTTCTGGCAGGTGGCTGGTGAGGCCACTTTTGGAGCAAATTCCCACTTTGAGGGAAATATACTTTCCATGACCGGAATCACCTTTCAAACGGGTGCATCAATAAATGGACGTGCACTGGCGCAAACGGCAGTCATACTTGACGCAAATGCGGTAACTAAAGTGCAATAA
- a CDS encoding response regulator, which produces MKNIFLADDDADDREFFIDALKKVAIPTDLTLANNGLELMENLEVLTQHPPPHVIFLDLNMPLKDGFQCLHEIRNTPKLKNIPVVIFSTSDNDISVNKTYEQGANYYIRKPASFQLLIKSIEKVLVLEMWPSPRTPKENYILSIS; this is translated from the coding sequence ATGAAAAATATCTTTCTCGCTGATGACGATGCTGATGACCGCGAATTTTTTATTGATGCGCTTAAGAAAGTAGCTATCCCTACTGATCTAACGCTTGCAAACAATGGTTTGGAGTTGATGGAAAATCTTGAAGTTTTAACGCAACATCCTCCACCTCATGTTATTTTCCTCGACCTGAACATGCCTTTAAAGGACGGCTTTCAATGCTTGCATGAAATTAGAAATACACCGAAGCTAAAGAACATTCCAGTGGTTATATTTTCAACTTCAGACAACGATATTTCGGTCAATAAAACATATGAGCAGGGCGCAAATTACTATATCCGTAAACCTGCTTCGTTTCAGCTTTTAATAAAATCAATTGAAAAAGTTTTAGTCCTCGAAATGTGGCCATCACCACGAACACCAAAAGAAAATTATATTTTGTCAATTTCCTGA
- a CDS encoding patatin-like phospholipase family protein — MYINTLHITSKLFKSIPLGFILTTLHKHCLFLTLLFIWAIPQTSASQEKKPKVALVLSGGGAKGLAHIPTLQMLDSLGIVPDLVVGNSMGSIVGALYAMGYSGDSIATIAKQARWDDLIGGGVSLGDVSAEEKFEFKRYLVEFNWADGNLKLGNFLLNDQNLRDFISSLTYPVYNMNNFDNLAIPFRAVATDIVNGKEVILDKGSLGFAMRASMSIPGVFSPVRYNGTLLVDGGLMNNFPVDIAKDMGADIIIGSDVGGGMATKEKLNSFTSLMFQAGMMTSNLKNPQNRALCDILIDHTPNLTFSTADFLRSNVIYEEGKIAVQQNLKSLTALSERLKNYEQRPHQLPVVEKQLSLDTIIYHGISENNLALVRARTNIKAHTPYRITDIMEGVNRAMGTTIFSQITYNPVIIGDTLQLHLNGIERSQHQVKGSLHYDGDNGVGLILNYTGRNIIGNASRSLLTIDIADQPKFRVQHQKNFGRDRDWWWRTEAFGQKLKQKVFISGEYADDIRYRYFAFDNQLNRNLSSLRSYIGVGLKFHNTSLKPTIDPQIKENVFLINKYKNSDTEVYTHYRYNSMNEVFFATQGAIFKGFLGRSLQNKLKITYTDIMTPTVDGATNDYTRIGVDYEKRFPLSSGSTAIIGASGHFIFEDALKNTDHSFSDLGLNSKYFLGGISNNPKNGNFIFPGLHQGELSVSQFTKLKLGLQLNAINKLYITPHLDIASVGFGRFNEYLEDAFISKGNWPDSTQPSILMSAGTTFSYNSILGPINFDVSWVNSTDKVRFFIGIGYQFNASD; from the coding sequence ATGTATATAAATACGCTCCATATAACAAGTAAATTATTTAAAAGTATCCCTCTGGGGTTTATTTTAACCACACTTCACAAGCACTGTTTATTCCTTACCCTGTTGTTCATTTGGGCTATACCACAAACCAGTGCATCCCAAGAGAAAAAACCTAAAGTGGCCCTAGTACTAAGTGGGGGGGGCGCAAAAGGCTTAGCACATATACCCACCTTACAGATGTTAGACTCTCTAGGTATTGTGCCAGACCTAGTTGTAGGAAATAGTATGGGAAGCATTGTGGGCGCCCTTTACGCTATGGGGTATTCTGGAGATAGCATAGCTACCATTGCCAAACAGGCAAGATGGGACGACTTAATTGGGGGTGGTGTTTCTTTGGGGGATGTAAGTGCTGAAGAAAAATTTGAGTTTAAACGTTACTTGGTAGAATTTAATTGGGCAGATGGCAACTTAAAATTGGGTAATTTTTTGTTGAACGATCAAAACCTAAGGGATTTTATCTCTTCCCTTACCTATCCTGTTTACAATATGAACAACTTTGATAACTTGGCGATTCCTTTCCGGGCCGTGGCTACAGACATCGTAAATGGAAAAGAAGTAATACTGGATAAGGGTTCTTTGGGTTTTGCCATGCGCGCCAGTATGTCTATTCCAGGAGTTTTTTCCCCTGTGCGCTATAACGGGACCCTATTGGTAGATGGAGGTCTCATGAACAATTTCCCAGTAGATATAGCGAAGGATATGGGAGCCGACATCATCATAGGTAGTGATGTGGGGGGAGGAATGGCCACAAAAGAAAAGCTCAATAGTTTTACCTCACTGATGTTTCAAGCAGGGATGATGACCAGCAATCTGAAAAATCCGCAAAACAGGGCACTTTGTGATATCTTAATTGACCATACCCCGAACCTAACTTTTTCCACAGCTGACTTTTTAAGAAGCAATGTTATCTACGAAGAAGGAAAAATAGCCGTACAACAGAACCTGAAAAGCTTAACGGCTCTTTCCGAACGTTTAAAAAATTACGAACAAAGGCCCCATCAACTTCCAGTTGTGGAGAAACAATTAAGCTTAGACACCATTATTTACCATGGAATAAGCGAGAACAACTTGGCCCTAGTTAGGGCCAGGACCAATATAAAAGCACATACTCCCTATCGTATCACAGATATAATGGAAGGGGTTAACAGGGCAATGGGAACTACTATTTTCAGTCAGATAACTTATAATCCCGTCATAATTGGGGACACCTTACAATTGCATTTAAATGGAATTGAAAGATCCCAGCATCAGGTAAAGGGGTCTTTACACTATGACGGAGACAATGGTGTTGGCCTAATTTTAAACTATACCGGCAGGAATATTATTGGCAATGCTTCCCGCTCATTACTAACCATTGATATCGCCGATCAGCCCAAATTTCGTGTTCAACATCAGAAAAATTTTGGTCGCGATCGTGATTGGTGGTGGCGTACGGAAGCCTTTGGCCAGAAACTGAAACAGAAGGTGTTCATTAGCGGAGAATATGCCGATGATATCCGTTACCGTTACTTTGCTTTCGACAATCAGTTAAACCGTAATTTAAGTTCATTACGGAGCTATATTGGCGTTGGGCTGAAATTCCATAACACCAGCCTAAAGCCCACGATCGACCCGCAAATTAAAGAGAACGTATTCCTGATCAATAAGTATAAAAATAGTGACACGGAAGTATATACCCATTATCGCTACAACAGCATGAATGAGGTTTTTTTTGCAACCCAAGGCGCTATTTTTAAAGGCTTTTTAGGCAGATCATTACAAAACAAATTAAAAATAACCTACACGGATATAATGACCCCTACCGTAGATGGAGCCACCAATGACTATACTAGGATAGGTGTCGATTATGAAAAAAGATTCCCTTTATCGTCAGGATCCACAGCTATCATAGGAGCATCTGGGCATTTTATTTTTGAAGATGCACTAAAGAATACCGACCACTCTTTCTCCGATTTAGGACTAAATTCCAAATACTTCCTGGGCGGAATTAGTAACAATCCCAAAAACGGCAACTTTATTTTCCCCGGTTTGCACCAAGGGGAGCTGAGTGTATCGCAATTTACTAAACTGAAACTTGGGCTGCAGTTGAATGCAATAAACAAACTCTACATAACACCCCATCTAGATATTGCCTCAGTGGGATTCGGCAGGTTTAACGAGTATCTAGAAGATGCCTTTATCTCTAAGGGAAACTGGCCCGACTCCACCCAACCCAGTATTTTAATGTCGGCCGGAACCACCTTCTCATACAACTCCATTTTAGGGCCAATCAACTTTGATGTATCCTGGGTCAATAGTACGGATAAGGTTCGTTTTTTTATTGGGATCGGATATCAATTTAATGCCTCGGATTAA